A single window of Mycolicibacterium aurum DNA harbors:
- a CDS encoding thioesterase II family protein: MSEDQSRPHHRPWIKRFPGASPSPSLHSPEPGTPTILFPHAGGAAAAYRKFAMALSSCGVDTYIVQYPRRGDRLADPAPDNLADLAAEMLNAADWSRLGPVRLFGHCMGALVGFEFARLAADRGVEVGELWASASQAPSTVAGSRPAPTTDAELIADIVDLGGTDTRLLDDDDFLELLLPAVRADYLAFNRYTCDRNVRIGAEIHAVGGRSDHRVSVDSLRQWELHTESAFTFTLFDGGHFYVDQQLADVAGLVSCT; the protein is encoded by the coding sequence ATGAGCGAAGATCAGAGCCGACCGCACCACAGACCATGGATCAAGAGGTTCCCGGGCGCCTCGCCTTCCCCGTCGCTTCACTCGCCCGAGCCGGGGACTCCGACCATCCTCTTCCCGCACGCGGGGGGCGCCGCCGCGGCGTATCGCAAGTTCGCCATGGCGCTCTCCTCCTGCGGCGTCGACACCTACATCGTGCAGTATCCCCGCCGCGGCGACCGGCTCGCTGACCCGGCGCCCGACAACCTCGCCGACCTGGCTGCCGAAATGCTAAATGCCGCCGACTGGTCCCGCCTCGGACCGGTGCGGCTGTTCGGTCACTGCATGGGCGCGCTCGTGGGCTTCGAGTTCGCCCGGCTGGCCGCGGACCGCGGTGTGGAGGTCGGGGAACTGTGGGCCTCGGCGAGCCAGGCGCCCTCGACGGTGGCGGGATCGCGACCGGCACCCACGACCGACGCGGAACTGATCGCCGACATCGTCGATCTCGGTGGTACCGACACACGCCTTCTCGACGACGACGACTTCCTCGAGCTGTTGCTCCCCGCGGTCCGTGCCGACTATCTGGCGTTCAACCGCTACACATGCGACCGCAACGTCCGGATCGGCGCCGAGATCCACGCCGTCGGTGGCCGCAGCGACCACCGGGTATCGGTGGACTCGTTGCGGCAGTGGGAGTTACACACCGAATCCGCGTTCACCTTCACGCTGTTCGACGGCGGCCATTTCTATGTCGATCAGCAGCTCGCCGATGTCGCCGGGCTGGTGAGCTGCACATGA
- a CDS encoding beta-ketoacyl [acyl carrier protein] synthase domain-containing protein: MAVEAPGGVASPDDYWTLLSEEREALAPFPEDRGWSLRALFEGSRRDGFKQIHNLGGFLSSAGEFDPEFFGVSPREATAMDPQQRVALRVAWRALEDAVINPDELAGHDVGVYVGAADMGYGPEMSEFSHHSGHLITGSSIGVISGRIAYLLGLTGPAMTVDTSCSSALSAFHLAVAALRSGDCDLALAGGVCVLGSPGYFVEFSKQHALSDDGHCRAYGAHASGTVWAEGAGMFVLQRKSAAQRDRRRIIAEVLASCVNSDGRSVGLTAPSREAQIRLFRRAIAEARVDVDTVGMVEGHGTGTRLGDRTELTSLAATYGSGTPKRGPVLGSVKSNVGHAAAAAGALGLVKLLLAAEHATVPATLHVDEPSNEIDWEKTGLRLATKATPFPAVDGMRLGAVSAFGMSGTNTHVVVAVPDAQPRGGPGEMDR, translated from the coding sequence ATGGCGGTCGAGGCACCGGGCGGCGTCGCAAGCCCCGACGACTACTGGACCCTGCTGTCCGAGGAACGGGAAGCGCTTGCCCCGTTCCCGGAGGACCGGGGGTGGTCACTGCGTGCCCTCTTCGAGGGTTCTCGGCGCGACGGCTTCAAGCAGATCCACAACCTGGGTGGATTCCTCTCCAGCGCAGGTGAATTCGATCCGGAGTTCTTCGGAGTCTCGCCGCGGGAGGCGACCGCCATGGACCCTCAGCAGCGCGTCGCCCTTCGGGTCGCCTGGCGCGCGCTGGAGGACGCCGTCATCAATCCCGATGAGCTGGCAGGACACGATGTCGGCGTCTACGTCGGTGCCGCGGACATGGGCTATGGGCCTGAGATGTCTGAATTCTCGCACCACAGCGGCCATCTCATCACCGGCTCCTCCATCGGGGTGATCTCCGGCCGCATCGCCTATCTGCTGGGGCTGACCGGTCCGGCAATGACCGTCGACACGTCCTGTTCGTCGGCACTGTCGGCATTCCACCTGGCCGTCGCGGCACTGCGGTCCGGGGACTGCGACCTGGCCCTGGCGGGCGGAGTCTGCGTTCTGGGCTCGCCGGGATACTTCGTGGAGTTCTCCAAGCAGCACGCGCTGTCCGACGACGGCCACTGCCGTGCCTACGGTGCCCATGCCAGCGGCACCGTATGGGCCGAGGGCGCAGGTATGTTCGTGCTGCAACGCAAGTCCGCGGCCCAGCGGGACCGGCGCCGCATCATCGCCGAGGTGCTCGCGAGCTGTGTCAACTCCGATGGACGCTCGGTCGGGCTGACCGCGCCCAGTCGCGAGGCCCAGATTCGGCTGTTCCGTCGGGCGATCGCCGAAGCCCGGGTCGACGTCGACACCGTCGGCATGGTGGAGGGCCACGGCACCGGGACCCGACTCGGCGATCGCACGGAGCTCACATCCCTGGCCGCCACCTACGGCAGCGGCACGCCCAAGCGGGGCCCGGTCCTCGGTTCGGTGAAGTCCAACGTCGGCCACGCGGCCGCGGCCGCTGGCGCATTGGGTCTGGTCAAGCTGCTGCTGGCCGCCGAGCACGCCACCGTCCCCGCGACATTGCACGTCGACGAGCCGAGCAACGAAATCGATTGGGAGAAAACCGGGTTGAGGTTGGCCACCAAGGCGACGCCGTTTCCCGCCGTGGACGGCATGCGTTTGGGGGCGGTCTCCGCATTCGGGATGAGCGGCACGAACACCCATGTCGTCGTCGCGGTGCCCGACGCGCAACCACGGGGCGGCCCCGGCGAGATGGACCGATGA
- a CDS encoding non-ribosomal peptide synthetase, whose product MTDIDTGAQLDERRLELLRRRLHERGLAAGAGELATGTDALTEGQLRMWFVHAADPSGALLNVCLSYRITGDVDVARLRTAVDAVAARHRVLRTTYRADTSGELGLPVPTVHTALTPGWAEHDLSGLSARARDLRLQVIAQREFDKPFDLTAESPLRITVIRTAATEFVMLLVAHHIAWDDGSWQVFFSDLTTAYAGQPLMPPPRVPAAPTNTDDDDVAYWRAVMANPPEPLELPGPSGSAVPTSWRSQRTTLRLDAEVARRVTAMADDSGSTPYAVLLAVFGVLVHRYSHADDFLVATPVLNRIGGTEDAIGYFGNTVAMRLRPRPGTSFRDFVIQTRDTAMGAFAHQRVGLDRMVRELNPDRRHGAERMTRVSFGFRGPDRFGFTPPGITCERAELRSHQTHLPLGVMIEFDADEIVVELEYLVEILEPGLARQLVEHYAVLLDSALNHPDTALSGLDLMSAEDTAWLREVSSGLDFDTPPATITDLVEAQVDRTPAGTAVVYEGRHFSYREINESANRVAHWLIGQGIGAEDRVAVLLDKSPELVVIALGVLKAGAVYVPVDPTYPQDRLDFILGDCDAKLIVQEPVTAIDDYRSDNPTDADRVRPVRPDNTAYLIYTSGSTGQPKGVPVPHRPVAEYFVWFKGEYRVEADDRLLQVASPSFDVSIAEVFGTLACGARLVIHRPDGLRDIGYLTDLLRDEGITAMHFVPSLLGLFLSLPGVNQWRTLQRVPIGGEALPGEVADKFHATFDALLHNFYGPTETVINATRFKVEGRQGTRIVPIGKPKINTQIHILDDALQPVPVGSIGEIYIGGTHVAYGYHRRPGLTAERFVADPFTPGARMYRSGDLARRNADGDVEFVGRADEQVKIRGFRIELGDVAAAITVDPSVGQAVVVVSDLPNLGRSLVGYLTPADGTTVEVERIRSRVAAALPEYMTPAAYVVVEEIPITAHGKIDRAALPEPEILATNEFREPGTDTEQRLAALFTDLLGHRQVGADDSFFDLGGHSLLATKLVAELRSRFGVDIGVRDIFENDTVARLAAHIDTLAAGGGSSRPRLVATTHDGPAPLSSSQLRSWFGYRVEGRSPINNIPFAARLSGPCDVDAFVVAVRDVVERHAVLRTTYREIDGTPYQIVQPPADVAVRRARGDGEAWLQDELDRERKHAFDLEEEWPIRAAVLSIGTEHVLSVVIHHIAGDHWSGAVLFSDLMTAYRARRDGQRPGWAPLPLQYTDFGAWQSQLLSDDAGIAGPQRDYWTRQLQDLPDEAGLPLDFARPRLPSGRGDAVEFSIAGPTRARLAVLCRELGITEFMLLQAAVAVVLNKAGGGTDIPLGTPVAGRSEAELEQLVGFFVNFVVLRNDLSGNPTLREILARTREMALEAYSNSEIPFEQVVDAVNPTRTLARNPLFQVVVHVREQLPQRQMIDADTEFTALEPTFDIAQADLSLNFLASDGTDEDEAGYTGFLIYRPELYDRRTIERLAGWLHRVVAAFADTPDRPLRDVEITEPDQRRRVVGEWSRGAQVHVLDSELAPVAVGVFGDLYLSGGPFPGAEFYRTGDRARWDDDGRLQIVAGEPVIATPPAGPAVKWEAPHTDTEHALAALLADLLQAEDVGRHDDFFALGGDSVLAVQLAARARDAGLDLTPRLVFEHPEVAALARALEDGGAATGGQADTHHAPMSASGLSEDELAALTESWSTRG is encoded by the coding sequence GTGACTGACATCGATACCGGGGCTCAGCTCGACGAGCGGCGGCTGGAACTTCTGCGCCGCCGGCTGCACGAGCGCGGGCTGGCCGCCGGCGCCGGGGAACTCGCGACCGGTACCGACGCGCTCACCGAGGGTCAGCTGCGGATGTGGTTCGTGCACGCAGCGGATCCGAGCGGCGCCCTGCTCAACGTGTGTCTGTCCTACCGCATCACCGGAGACGTCGACGTCGCCCGGTTGCGCACGGCCGTCGACGCGGTGGCTGCACGCCACCGCGTGCTCCGCACCACCTACCGCGCCGACACCAGCGGCGAGCTCGGGCTTCCCGTGCCCACGGTGCACACCGCGCTGACGCCGGGCTGGGCCGAGCACGACCTGTCCGGGCTCTCCGCGCGTGCCCGCGATCTCCGGCTCCAGGTGATTGCCCAGCGGGAGTTCGACAAGCCGTTCGACCTGACTGCCGAGTCACCCCTGCGGATCACCGTGATTCGCACAGCCGCAACCGAGTTCGTCATGCTGCTGGTGGCGCACCACATTGCATGGGACGACGGCTCATGGCAGGTCTTCTTCAGCGACCTCACCACCGCCTACGCCGGGCAACCGCTGATGCCACCGCCGCGGGTGCCTGCCGCCCCGACCAACACCGATGACGACGACGTGGCGTACTGGCGAGCTGTGATGGCGAATCCGCCGGAACCGCTGGAGCTGCCGGGCCCATCGGGCTCAGCCGTCCCGACCAGCTGGCGCTCGCAGCGCACCACGCTCCGGCTCGATGCCGAGGTGGCCCGCCGTGTCACGGCGATGGCCGATGACTCGGGTTCGACGCCGTATGCGGTGCTGCTGGCCGTCTTCGGGGTGCTGGTGCACCGCTACAGCCATGCCGACGACTTCCTGGTGGCCACTCCGGTGCTCAATCGCATCGGCGGTACCGAAGACGCCATCGGCTACTTCGGCAACACCGTTGCCATGCGCCTGCGGCCGCGGCCCGGAACGTCGTTCCGCGACTTCGTGATCCAGACGCGCGACACCGCGATGGGTGCATTCGCCCACCAGCGGGTGGGCCTGGATCGGATGGTCAGGGAGCTCAACCCGGACCGCCGCCACGGCGCGGAACGGATGACCAGGGTCAGCTTCGGTTTCCGTGGACCCGACCGCTTCGGCTTCACCCCGCCCGGCATCACCTGTGAGCGGGCCGAGCTGCGGTCACACCAGACGCATCTGCCGCTGGGCGTCATGATCGAGTTCGATGCAGACGAGATCGTGGTCGAACTCGAATACCTGGTCGAGATCCTCGAACCCGGGCTGGCCCGGCAGCTCGTCGAGCACTACGCCGTCCTGCTCGACAGCGCGCTGAACCACCCCGACACCGCGCTGAGCGGGCTTGACCTGATGAGCGCCGAAGACACGGCCTGGTTGCGTGAGGTCTCCTCCGGTCTGGACTTCGACACTCCGCCCGCCACCATCACCGACCTCGTCGAGGCACAGGTCGACCGCACGCCCGCCGGCACCGCGGTGGTTTACGAGGGCCGTCACTTCAGTTACCGCGAGATCAACGAATCCGCCAACCGGGTGGCGCACTGGTTGATCGGGCAGGGGATCGGCGCCGAGGACCGGGTGGCCGTGCTGCTCGACAAGTCACCCGAGCTGGTCGTCATCGCGCTGGGTGTCCTCAAGGCGGGCGCGGTGTATGTGCCCGTCGACCCGACGTATCCGCAGGACCGCCTCGACTTCATCCTCGGCGACTGCGACGCGAAACTGATTGTGCAAGAGCCTGTCACAGCAATCGACGACTACCGATCGGACAACCCCACCGACGCGGACCGGGTCCGGCCGGTCCGGCCGGACAACACCGCCTACCTGATCTACACGTCCGGGTCCACCGGGCAGCCCAAGGGAGTGCCGGTGCCGCACCGGCCTGTCGCGGAATACTTCGTGTGGTTCAAGGGCGAGTACCGGGTCGAGGCGGACGACCGGCTGCTCCAGGTCGCCTCGCCCAGCTTCGACGTGTCTATCGCCGAGGTGTTCGGCACCCTCGCCTGTGGCGCCCGGTTGGTGATCCACCGCCCGGACGGCCTGCGCGACATCGGATATCTGACCGATCTGCTGCGCGACGAGGGCATCACGGCGATGCACTTCGTACCGTCGCTGCTCGGGTTGTTCCTCTCACTGCCCGGCGTCAACCAGTGGCGGACACTGCAACGCGTACCCATCGGCGGGGAAGCATTGCCCGGCGAGGTGGCCGACAAGTTCCATGCCACCTTCGACGCCCTACTGCACAATTTCTACGGCCCCACCGAGACGGTCATCAACGCGACCCGGTTCAAAGTGGAGGGCAGGCAGGGCACCCGGATCGTGCCCATCGGCAAGCCCAAGATCAACACCCAGATCCACATCCTCGACGATGCGCTGCAGCCTGTCCCGGTCGGCTCCATCGGCGAGATCTACATCGGCGGAACACATGTCGCCTACGGATACCACCGCAGGCCCGGCCTGACGGCAGAGCGGTTCGTCGCCGACCCGTTCACCCCGGGTGCCCGGATGTACCGCTCCGGCGACCTCGCGCGCCGCAACGCCGACGGCGACGTGGAGTTCGTCGGCCGCGCGGACGAGCAGGTCAAGATCCGCGGCTTCCGGATCGAGCTCGGCGACGTCGCCGCCGCCATCACCGTCGACCCCAGCGTCGGCCAGGCGGTGGTCGTCGTCAGCGATCTGCCCAACCTCGGCAGGAGCCTCGTCGGATATCTCACCCCGGCCGACGGCACGACGGTGGAGGTGGAGCGGATCCGGTCCCGGGTGGCGGCGGCTCTTCCCGAGTACATGACACCGGCGGCCTATGTGGTCGTCGAGGAGATCCCGATCACCGCGCACGGCAAGATCGACCGGGCAGCCCTGCCCGAGCCGGAGATCCTCGCCACCAACGAATTCCGCGAACCCGGCACCGACACCGAGCAGCGGCTGGCGGCGCTGTTCACCGACCTCCTCGGCCACCGGCAGGTGGGCGCCGACGATTCGTTCTTCGACCTCGGCGGCCATTCACTGCTGGCGACCAAGCTGGTCGCGGAACTGCGCTCACGCTTCGGCGTCGACATCGGGGTGCGCGACATCTTCGAGAACGACACGGTGGCCCGCCTGGCCGCGCACATCGACACGCTCGCGGCCGGTGGAGGCTCCTCGCGGCCACGGCTGGTCGCGACCACGCACGACGGCCCGGCCCCGCTGTCGTCATCGCAGCTGCGGTCGTGGTTCGGGTACCGCGTCGAAGGTCGCAGTCCGATCAACAACATCCCGTTCGCCGCGCGCCTGTCGGGCCCGTGCGACGTCGACGCCTTCGTCGTCGCCGTCCGCGACGTCGTCGAGCGGCACGCCGTCCTACGTACCACCTACCGGGAGATCGACGGCACGCCGTACCAGATCGTCCAGCCGCCCGCCGATGTCGCGGTACGCCGCGCACGCGGTGACGGCGAGGCCTGGCTGCAGGACGAGCTGGACCGCGAACGCAAGCACGCCTTCGACCTCGAAGAGGAGTGGCCGATCCGCGCGGCGGTCCTGAGCATCGGCACCGAGCATGTGCTCTCGGTGGTGATCCACCACATCGCCGGCGACCACTGGTCGGGCGCAGTGCTGTTCAGTGACCTGATGACGGCCTACCGCGCCAGGCGCGACGGGCAGCGCCCGGGGTGGGCACCGCTTCCGCTGCAGTACACCGACTTCGGCGCCTGGCAGTCGCAGTTGCTCAGCGACGACGCCGGAATCGCGGGACCCCAGCGGGACTACTGGACCCGTCAGCTGCAGGACCTGCCCGACGAAGCGGGGCTGCCCCTGGATTTCGCACGTCCCCGGCTGCCGAGCGGGCGCGGTGACGCCGTCGAGTTCAGCATCGCGGGCCCGACCCGAGCCAGGCTCGCGGTCCTGTGCCGCGAGCTCGGTATCACCGAGTTCATGCTGCTGCAGGCGGCGGTGGCGGTGGTGCTGAACAAGGCGGGCGGCGGCACCGACATACCCCTGGGCACGCCGGTGGCCGGGCGCAGCGAGGCGGAACTCGAACAGCTGGTGGGCTTCTTCGTCAACTTCGTGGTGCTGCGCAACGACCTGAGCGGCAATCCCACGCTGCGCGAGATCCTGGCCCGCACACGCGAAATGGCCCTGGAGGCGTACTCGAACTCCGAGATTCCGTTCGAGCAGGTCGTCGACGCGGTCAACCCGACCCGCACCCTGGCCCGAAATCCGCTGTTCCAGGTGGTCGTCCATGTCCGGGAACAGCTGCCGCAGCGACAGATGATCGACGCCGACACCGAGTTCACAGCCCTGGAACCGACGTTCGACATCGCGCAGGCCGACCTGTCGCTGAACTTCCTGGCCAGCGACGGCACCGACGAGGATGAGGCCGGCTACACCGGCTTCCTGATCTATCGGCCCGAGCTCTACGACCGCCGCACCATCGAGCGCCTCGCCGGCTGGCTGCACCGGGTGGTGGCGGCCTTCGCCGACACTCCCGACCGCCCGCTGCGCGACGTCGAGATCACCGAACCCGACCAGAGGCGCCGGGTTGTGGGGGAGTGGAGCCGTGGCGCCCAGGTGCACGTGCTCGACAGCGAGCTTGCGCCGGTCGCCGTCGGCGTCTTCGGCGATCTCTACCTCAGCGGGGGCCCGTTCCCCGGCGCGGAGTTCTACCGCACGGGTGACCGGGCCAGGTGGGACGACGACGGTCGGCTTCAGATCGTCGCGGGTGAACCGGTGATCGCCACGCCGCCGGCCGGCCCCGCGGTGAAATGGGAAGCGCCGCACACCGATACCGAGCACGCGCTGGCCGCTCTGCTGGCGGACCTGCTCCAGGCCGAGGACGTCGGGCGGCACGACGACTTCTTCGCGCTCGGAGGCGACAGCGTACTGGCGGTCCAGCTCGCGGCTCGGGCCCGTGACGCCGGCCTGGATCTCACCCCCCGTCTGGTCTTCGAACATCCCGAGGTCGCGGCACTCGCGCGTGCGCTGGAGGACGGTGGCGCGGCGACGGGCGGGCAGGCGGACACCCATCACGCGCCGATGTCGGCGTCGGGGCTGTCCGAGGACGAACTGGCGGCACTGACGGAGTCGTGGAGCACCCGGGGATGA
- the mbtD gene encoding mycobactin polyketide synthase MbtD: MTPVTLPDGRAAVMLSSHDEGLIAADARAVLSYVEREQCDVTHVGAHVAATRRVRRHRVAVRAADRDELAAGLRAVIDGTEHPLIAASARRAGTRTAFVFPGQGGQWPSMGAEAYRLLPVYRAEADRLDAAVQAAGLPSGLPFLTAGGDAHAASQLELQGAQFIHAVALAAVWRSCGVLPDLTIGHSLGEIAAAYVAGTIGVGDAVAVLAARAYAVDTIAGGYRLAVLGLDADSAADLIAATPGWLELSAINASSSVVVAGDTAAITALVAAVEQRGQFVRELAVNFPAHTSALEPLRDDMLHRLPRSAFVDSAVQFFGSATGGVVPVGTDFGRYWYANLRNTIRFDQAVRSALAGGAETFIEMSAHPALLFAVTDGADEAARDGRDPAVIVGSGRRDLPLTDCLSANIVAAAVADPGYRWADLAAPRTRALRGFPSTPMRSTHLWATAEPLPPVGGLTVAAETWQRVTPQDHGSGARRSVAVLGVAAEAVRGAIASRDDVLIGEPADAETLVVVAPSFPIGGAAAVADLAHRIDTGLLNYVDAIGPRCRDVWLVTSGAERVRSGEAPADPGQAGLAAMHRCIAFEHPDQRFHHLDLPPTSPADAGLAPAIVTAILGEAGEIALRDGGAAMYRRALTDDTSSVAAWPLDAGLLDNVVITGGSGAVGVAFARQLTVRGAKRIVLLSRRGLEPSVLEELRAVGTAEITAPRCDITDRSQLSAVAAELSAGGATLIIHAAGSAALVDRSGTRGSTLLDNATAKIAGLEHLVHVWPIRVEARILLCSSVTGVWGGKEVAAYAAANRMLDVMADHLRFVGRRCVAVRFGLWEGSRIIDAAEIGRAERMGMRQMKPEQAVEAGMHDHGHDPVVLAADPGRLRAFFDAAQSAQPEAQTAAPVTAGAADAVRSQLAVVLDVDAATLDLDSSLFDLGVDSLLALDLRNRLTRLTGRTVALAALLGGITAADLITELDTPHVPEKVDSSRD, encoded by the coding sequence ATGACGCCCGTCACGCTTCCCGACGGTCGCGCCGCGGTGATGTTGAGCAGTCACGACGAGGGCCTGATCGCGGCCGACGCGCGGGCGGTGCTGTCCTACGTGGAGCGCGAGCAGTGCGACGTCACGCACGTCGGCGCACACGTGGCGGCGACGCGGCGGGTGCGCCGTCACCGCGTGGCCGTCAGGGCCGCCGACCGGGATGAACTCGCCGCGGGTCTGCGGGCCGTGATCGACGGCACGGAGCACCCGCTGATCGCCGCGTCGGCGCGCCGCGCGGGGACGCGCACGGCATTCGTGTTCCCCGGCCAGGGCGGGCAATGGCCGTCCATGGGCGCCGAGGCCTACCGGCTACTTCCCGTCTACCGGGCCGAAGCCGACCGGCTCGACGCCGCGGTGCAGGCGGCGGGGCTGCCGTCGGGGTTGCCGTTCCTGACCGCCGGGGGCGATGCGCACGCCGCGTCCCAGCTCGAGCTGCAGGGCGCGCAGTTCATCCACGCGGTCGCCCTCGCGGCGGTGTGGCGTTCGTGCGGTGTGCTGCCGGACCTGACGATCGGGCACAGCCTCGGTGAGATCGCCGCCGCCTACGTGGCGGGCACCATCGGCGTCGGCGATGCGGTGGCCGTGCTCGCGGCCCGCGCCTACGCCGTCGACACCATCGCGGGTGGCTACCGCCTTGCGGTGCTGGGCCTCGATGCCGACAGCGCCGCCGACTTGATCGCCGCCACACCCGGCTGGCTGGAGCTCTCCGCGATCAACGCGTCGTCGTCGGTCGTGGTCGCGGGAGACACGGCGGCGATCACGGCGCTCGTCGCTGCCGTCGAACAGCGCGGGCAGTTCGTCCGCGAGCTGGCAGTGAATTTCCCGGCCCACACCAGCGCGCTGGAACCGCTGCGCGACGACATGCTCCACCGGCTGCCGCGGTCGGCGTTCGTCGACTCCGCGGTGCAGTTCTTCGGTTCCGCCACCGGAGGCGTGGTTCCGGTCGGCACCGACTTCGGCCGGTACTGGTATGCCAACCTGCGCAACACCATCCGGTTCGACCAGGCGGTGCGCAGTGCCCTCGCGGGCGGCGCCGAGACGTTTATCGAGATGTCTGCCCACCCCGCGTTGCTCTTCGCCGTCACCGACGGCGCCGACGAGGCAGCGCGGGACGGCCGGGATCCGGCCGTCATTGTCGGCTCGGGACGCCGCGACCTGCCTCTGACCGACTGCCTGTCCGCCAACATCGTCGCGGCCGCCGTCGCCGATCCCGGTTATCGGTGGGCTGACCTGGCGGCTCCCCGGACGCGAGCGCTGCGTGGATTCCCCAGCACGCCGATGCGTTCCACGCACCTGTGGGCAACCGCCGAACCACTGCCGCCCGTAGGCGGCCTCACGGTGGCCGCCGAGACGTGGCAGCGCGTGACGCCCCAGGACCACGGCAGCGGTGCGCGGCGCTCCGTCGCCGTGCTCGGTGTGGCGGCCGAGGCTGTGCGCGGCGCCATCGCATCACGCGACGACGTCCTGATCGGCGAGCCCGCGGACGCCGAGACCCTCGTCGTCGTCGCACCGTCGTTCCCGATCGGGGGCGCGGCGGCGGTCGCCGACCTGGCGCACCGAATCGATACCGGGCTCCTGAACTACGTCGACGCGATCGGACCTCGATGCCGAGACGTCTGGCTCGTCACATCCGGTGCCGAGCGCGTCCGGTCCGGCGAGGCTCCGGCTGACCCCGGGCAGGCGGGCCTGGCGGCGATGCACCGCTGCATCGCCTTCGAGCACCCCGACCAGCGTTTCCACCATCTGGATCTGCCGCCGACGTCACCGGCGGATGCCGGGCTCGCGCCGGCGATCGTGACCGCGATCCTGGGCGAGGCGGGAGAGATCGCGCTGCGCGACGGCGGCGCCGCGATGTACCGACGCGCGCTGACGGATGACACCTCCTCGGTTGCGGCGTGGCCGTTGGACGCCGGCCTGCTGGACAACGTGGTGATCACCGGCGGATCAGGCGCTGTGGGGGTGGCGTTCGCCCGGCAGCTGACGGTCCGGGGTGCCAAGCGCATCGTCCTGCTCAGCAGGCGCGGGCTGGAACCCTCGGTGCTCGAGGAGCTCCGAGCCGTCGGCACGGCGGAGATCACCGCACCGCGGTGCGACATCACCGATCGGAGCCAACTGTCGGCGGTCGCGGCGGAGCTGTCCGCCGGGGGCGCGACCCTGATCATCCACGCCGCCGGGTCCGCCGCGCTGGTCGACCGCTCGGGCACCCGTGGGTCCACGCTGCTCGACAATGCCACCGCCAAGATCGCCGGGCTCGAGCATCTCGTGCACGTCTGGCCGATCCGTGTCGAGGCGCGAATACTGTTGTGCTCCTCGGTGACCGGGGTCTGGGGCGGTAAGGAGGTGGCCGCCTACGCGGCGGCCAACCGGATGCTCGACGTGATGGCCGATCATCTGCGCTTCGTCGGACGGCGCTGCGTCGCCGTGCGCTTCGGCCTGTGGGAAGGTAGCCGCATCATCGACGCCGCCGAGATCGGCCGCGCCGAGCGCATGGGAATGCGGCAGATGAAACCCGAGCAGGCGGTCGAAGCCGGCATGCACGACCACGGCCATGACCCCGTGGTGCTCGCCGCCGACCCCGGGCGGCTGCGCGCGTTCTTCGACGCCGCGCAGAGCGCGCAGCCCGAGGCGCAGACCGCGGCGCCGGTCACTGCGGGTGCCGCCGACGCGGTGCGCAGCCAACTGGCCGTCGTGCTCGACGTCGATGCGGCGACGCTGGACCTGGACTCGTCGCTGTTCGACCTCGGCGTCGACTCCCTGCTCGCACTCGACTTGAGGAACCGGCTCACACGCCTCACCGGGCGGACGGTGGCGCTGGCCGCCCTGCTCGGCGGGATCACCGCAGCAGATCTGATCACCGAACTCGACACCCCGCACGTACCAGAGAAAGTGGACTCTTCGCGTGACTGA